The following are from one region of the Stigmatella ashevillena genome:
- a CDS encoding PhoX family protein has protein sequence MRHGRSKWAFRTGRLMVASMTVLALSACSGDEGKEGIAGAPGTPGADGTPGTTGPQGPQGPEGPAGQGKTLHFTPIPAAVTDAEKRAAYASTKANVNGKDVAIRFEAVLRSGQSLTSQVFGRLTKKDGAPVKAQDGSDLISPSNDFSSLLQVGGKLFEVTHFETTPAAMYLSELRQETDGKLTATSTRPIDFSGVDGLWTPCAGSVSPWNTHLGSEEYPADARLYENATAVSGLSASERSMLRYWGLDAATASLAEAKAAYHPYRYGYVVEVAVDGAGSTTVKKHYASGRRALELAYVMPDRRTVYLSDDGTNDAFYMFVAKTAGDLSEGQLYAARWFQTSPAKEPWGRADLYWIPLGPSATDAQVKALIDTGIQFSQIFETEPQATDGTCPGAASGFRAINTETGRECLKLKTGQELAASRLESRRYAADVGATTEFRKTEGITFNPATNRLYVAFSEMNNGMIDNSSRDVGGPNHVQLAENYCGGVYELVVSRNAEVGSEYVAESASSLIEGVWLKAPGASLYPSNSPYFAPSFTLPDSSGVAQPAIGNVCSVNGIANPDNLTFIEGYDTLLIGEDSTDGHQNDMVWAYNVVTRSLTRIFSTPYGSETTGVYFFPNIGGHAYIKTQIQHPYGESDTDKVGADLGVRQSYAGYIGPFPAMD, from the coding sequence ATGCGACATGGCCGTTCGAAGTGGGCGTTCCGGACAGGGCGCCTGATGGTGGCCTCCATGACCGTGCTCGCGCTTTCCGCGTGCAGTGGCGATGAGGGGAAAGAGGGCATCGCGGGAGCCCCGGGAACGCCCGGGGCCGATGGCACGCCCGGGACGACGGGCCCGCAGGGGCCCCAAGGGCCTGAAGGGCCCGCGGGTCAGGGGAAGACGCTCCACTTCACGCCCATCCCCGCGGCGGTCACGGACGCCGAGAAGCGTGCCGCCTATGCCAGCACGAAGGCAAACGTGAACGGGAAGGACGTGGCGATCCGGTTCGAGGCGGTGCTGCGCAGCGGCCAGTCCTTGACCTCGCAAGTCTTCGGGCGTCTGACGAAGAAGGACGGGGCGCCGGTGAAGGCCCAGGACGGCTCGGACCTCATCTCTCCGTCCAATGACTTCTCTTCGCTTCTCCAGGTGGGAGGCAAGCTCTTCGAGGTCACCCACTTCGAGACCACGCCGGCGGCGATGTATCTCTCAGAGCTGCGCCAGGAGACGGACGGCAAGCTCACGGCCACCAGCACCCGGCCCATCGACTTCTCCGGTGTGGATGGGCTCTGGACCCCGTGCGCTGGCTCCGTGTCTCCGTGGAACACGCACCTGGGCAGCGAGGAGTACCCCGCGGATGCGCGCCTGTACGAGAACGCCACGGCCGTGAGCGGCCTCAGCGCTTCGGAGCGCTCCATGCTCCGTTACTGGGGGCTCGATGCGGCCACCGCCTCCCTGGCGGAGGCGAAGGCGGCGTACCACCCCTACCGCTATGGGTATGTGGTCGAGGTCGCGGTCGACGGGGCGGGCTCGACCACCGTCAAGAAGCACTACGCGTCGGGCCGCCGCGCGCTCGAACTGGCGTATGTGATGCCGGACCGTCGCACGGTCTACCTGAGCGATGACGGCACGAACGATGCCTTCTACATGTTCGTGGCGAAGACCGCGGGAGATCTCTCCGAGGGCCAGCTCTACGCGGCGCGCTGGTTCCAGACCAGTCCGGCGAAGGAGCCGTGGGGCCGGGCGGACCTCTACTGGATTCCGTTGGGGCCCAGCGCGACGGATGCACAGGTCAAGGCGCTCATCGACACCGGCATCCAGTTCTCCCAGATCTTCGAGACCGAGCCCCAGGCCACGGATGGCACCTGCCCGGGGGCGGCCTCCGGGTTCCGCGCCATCAACACCGAGACGGGCCGGGAGTGCCTGAAGTTGAAGACCGGCCAGGAGCTGGCGGCCTCTCGCCTGGAGAGCCGCCGCTATGCGGCCGACGTGGGCGCGACCACCGAGTTCCGCAAGACGGAGGGCATCACCTTCAACCCGGCCACGAACCGGCTCTACGTCGCCTTCAGCGAGATGAACAATGGGATGATCGACAACTCATCGCGGGATGTCGGTGGGCCCAACCACGTGCAGCTCGCCGAGAATTACTGCGGAGGCGTGTATGAGCTCGTCGTCTCGCGCAACGCGGAGGTCGGCAGCGAGTACGTCGCGGAGTCCGCCTCGTCCCTCATCGAGGGCGTGTGGCTGAAGGCGCCCGGCGCCAGCCTCTACCCGAGCAACAGCCCTTACTTCGCTCCGTCCTTCACGCTCCCGGACAGCAGTGGGGTGGCCCAGCCGGCCATTGGAAATGTTTGCAGCGTGAATGGCATCGCCAATCCCGACAACCTGACGTTCATCGAAGGGTACGACACCCTGCTCATCGGCGAGGACAGCACCGATGGCCATCAGAACGACATGGTGTGGGCCTACAACGTGGTGACGCGCTCGCTGACCCGCATCTTCTCCACGCCCTACGGCTCGGAGACGACGGGCGTCTACTTCTTCCCGAACATCGGTGGGCACGCGTACATCAAGACGCAGATCCAACATCCCTACGGCGAGTCCGACACGGACAAAGTGGGGGCGGATCTGGGCGTGAGGCAGTCGTACGCGGGATACATCGGCCCGTTCCCGGCGATGGACTGA
- a CDS encoding microviridin/marinostatin family tricyclic proteinase inhibitor codes for MKTKAKKQAQQGGKQPFFARLLEAQELDQAAGGKQVITTKKFPSDSDEVMVTLKYPSDSDEGYAR; via the coding sequence ATGAAAACGAAGGCAAAGAAGCAGGCGCAGCAAGGTGGCAAGCAACCCTTCTTCGCACGGCTGCTCGAGGCGCAGGAACTCGACCAGGCCGCGGGCGGTAAGCAGGTGATCACCACGAAGAAGTTTCCCTCGGATTCGGACGAGGTGATGGTCACCCTGAAGTACCCCTCGGACAGCGACGAAGGCTACGCTCGCTGA
- a CDS encoding MvdC/MvdD family ATP grasp protein — MPPARGTVLLLTHSRDHYTVDRVAQALSRRGARPVRIDTDGFPSVLTLTSRLGPSGADVALRTATGKRRGQDIRAVWLRRLAPPRLDEALEPVWRDGCLRESLAAFEGFLDGLEAAGCSFINPLAAEQIAHNKLHQLRVAQTLGLEIPRTLVTNEAGQVRAFFEEVQGRMVAKMLTPLSQSMEGGNPFVYTSAISPPQLEQLEGLRHSPMVFQERIDKARELRVVVVGPHCFVGAIDASRSVAGQVDWRRAGPGECRWEAGDVPPAVAELLVRLVAALGLVYGAVDLIVTPEGRHVFLEVNPGGEWGMLERELGLPIAEALAESLVTGERVSPSSRWSPHDRPHRDPLP; from the coding sequence ATGCCCCCCGCTCGCGGCACCGTCCTGCTTCTCACCCACAGCCGGGACCACTACACGGTCGACCGGGTAGCGCAGGCGCTGTCGCGGCGGGGAGCACGTCCGGTGCGCATCGACACGGACGGCTTTCCCTCGGTCCTGACGCTGACCTCGCGGCTGGGACCGAGTGGGGCGGACGTGGCCTTGCGCACGGCCACGGGAAAGCGGCGAGGCCAAGACATCCGCGCGGTCTGGCTGCGGCGACTCGCGCCCCCCCGGCTGGATGAAGCATTGGAGCCTGTCTGGCGCGACGGGTGCCTCCGTGAATCCCTCGCGGCGTTCGAGGGATTTCTCGACGGCCTGGAGGCAGCAGGCTGCAGCTTCATCAACCCGCTCGCCGCCGAGCAGATCGCGCACAACAAGCTGCATCAGCTCCGAGTGGCCCAGACGCTGGGGCTGGAGATCCCCCGCACCCTGGTCACCAATGAGGCGGGCCAGGTACGGGCCTTCTTCGAAGAGGTGCAAGGCCGCATGGTGGCCAAGATGCTGACCCCCCTCAGCCAGTCCATGGAGGGGGGAAATCCCTTCGTGTACACGAGCGCGATCAGCCCCCCGCAGCTCGAACAGCTCGAGGGGCTCCGCCACAGCCCCATGGTGTTCCAGGAACGGATCGACAAGGCCCGTGAGCTGCGGGTGGTGGTGGTGGGCCCTCACTGCTTCGTGGGCGCCATCGACGCGTCCCGCTCGGTGGCAGGCCAGGTGGACTGGAGGCGGGCCGGTCCCGGAGAGTGCCGCTGGGAAGCCGGCGACGTTCCCCCCGCGGTGGCCGAACTCCTGGTGCGTCTGGTAGCGGCACTGGGGCTGGTGTACGGCGCCGTGGATCTCATCGTCACCCCAGAGGGGCGGCACGTCTTTCTCGAAGTGAACCCCGGGGGTGAGTGGGGAATGCTCGAGCGAGAGCTCGGCCTGCCCATCGCCGAGGCCCTCGCCGAATCCCTCGTCACCGGGGAGCGCGTCTCCCCTTCCTCACGCTGGAGCCCTCATGACCGTCCTCATCGTGACCCACTCCCATGA
- a CDS encoding MvdC/MvdD family ATP grasp protein translates to MTVLIVTHSHDNMAPRDVAHAVAARGHRAYRFDTDLFPTHLRLTLDERGEGRLSGPEGVLDLAEVTSVWYRRNGTGTRIPREMAPQLRQPSVEESRRVVSGMLAARRVFQLDSLEEVRRAEHKPLQLELAGALGLEVPRTLTTNDPDAVRTFAASCPGGVVTKMMTSFAVYGEQGEEQVVFTTPLRPADLENLEGLDLCPMTFQERIPKAMELRVTVVGERVMAASIDSQVLPRAREDWRREGVALAGAWQPYLLSEPIRTRVLRLMDLLRLNYGALDFIVTPEGRHVFLEVNPSGEFLWLTQSPGMPITDALADVLTGRSAHRPVLTSLETR, encoded by the coding sequence ATGACCGTCCTCATCGTGACCCACTCCCATGACAACATGGCGCCCAGGGACGTCGCGCACGCCGTGGCGGCTCGCGGACATCGGGCCTACCGGTTCGACACCGACCTGTTCCCCACCCACCTGCGACTCACGCTCGACGAGCGGGGCGAGGGCCGCCTCTCGGGGCCGGAAGGCGTGCTCGACCTGGCAGAGGTGACCTCGGTCTGGTACCGCCGCAATGGCACCGGGACGCGCATCCCCCGGGAGATGGCCCCCCAGCTCCGCCAACCCTCCGTGGAGGAGAGCCGGCGCGTGGTGTCCGGGATGCTCGCGGCGCGCAGGGTGTTTCAGCTGGATTCACTCGAGGAGGTGCGACGCGCGGAGCACAAGCCGTTGCAGCTCGAGCTGGCGGGCGCCTTGGGGCTCGAGGTGCCCCGCACCCTGACCACCAATGATCCCGACGCGGTGCGGACATTCGCCGCGAGCTGTCCGGGCGGCGTGGTGACGAAGATGATGACCTCCTTCGCCGTCTACGGCGAACAGGGCGAGGAGCAGGTGGTGTTCACCACGCCCTTGCGCCCGGCGGACCTGGAGAACCTGGAGGGGCTGGACCTGTGCCCGATGACCTTCCAGGAGCGCATCCCCAAGGCGATGGAGCTGCGGGTCACGGTGGTGGGAGAGCGGGTGATGGCGGCCTCCATCGACTCGCAGGTCCTGCCGAGGGCCCGCGAGGACTGGCGCCGCGAAGGGGTGGCCCTCGCAGGTGCCTGGCAGCCCTACCTGCTGTCCGAGCCCATCCGGACGCGGGTGCTCCGGCTGATGGACCTGCTCAGGCTCAACTATGGCGCGCTCGACTTCATCGTCACGCCCGAGGGCAGACATGTCTTCCTCGAGGTGAACCCATCGGGTGAATTCCTGTGGCTGACCCAATCTCCCGGCATGCCCATCACCGATGCCCTGGCGGACGTGCTGACCGGGCGCTCGGCCCACAGGCCCGTTCTCACCTCCCTGGAGACCCGATAA
- a CDS encoding Na+/H+ antiporter: protein MQFELAFVLLFAVATAVAIVARYFKFPYTVALVVAGLVLGTAHAFEPPHLTKGLLFAVILPGLIFEAAFHVDFRKFWKNKLAIHALAIPGVVAAVALTALLLSPAVGGLSLVQGFAFIHALVFASVIVSTDPIAVVGLFKMLGVPKRLAVLVEGESLLNDGTAVVLFNLIVAVALGGEFTTSGAVLDFVKVAGVGALIGGLVGFAVSQVIERVEDAMVEITLTVIAAYGSFVVAENFHFSGVIATVVAGMMCGNWAANTGMSATTRVAVESFWEYLAFALNSIVFLLIGMEVQLNSLLDSWVPILLAYLAVLLGRALVVYGVSALLRLSSERVPWRWSAVLTWSGLRGAISMVLVLSLPEDFAHRELLVNMTFGVVVLSIIVQGLTMPPLLRRLGVTGQRDVYQEKYELARGRLGAVHAALGALESMRRSRDIPADVLTQLEKDYEQKANAAEQELSSLKQQTNRFHEEEHQEAVRRVLIIEKDSLLKAYQKGAIGKEAFEHLSTELDERLAQAKDAEAHVSLDDSSVDGTPVRT, encoded by the coding sequence ATGCAATTCGAGTTGGCGTTCGTACTGCTCTTCGCCGTGGCGACCGCCGTGGCCATCGTGGCGCGCTACTTCAAGTTTCCCTACACCGTGGCGCTGGTGGTGGCGGGGCTCGTGTTGGGCACGGCGCACGCCTTCGAGCCGCCCCACCTCACCAAGGGACTGCTCTTCGCGGTCATCCTGCCCGGCCTCATCTTCGAGGCGGCCTTCCACGTGGACTTCCGCAAGTTCTGGAAGAACAAGCTGGCCATCCACGCGCTGGCCATTCCCGGCGTCGTCGCGGCCGTGGCCCTCACGGCGCTCCTGCTGTCTCCCGCGGTGGGAGGGCTGAGCCTCGTCCAGGGCTTCGCCTTCATCCACGCGCTGGTGTTCGCCTCGGTCATCGTCTCCACAGACCCCATCGCCGTGGTGGGGCTCTTCAAGATGCTGGGCGTGCCCAAGCGCCTGGCCGTCCTGGTGGAGGGCGAGAGCCTCCTTAACGACGGCACGGCCGTCGTGCTCTTCAACCTCATCGTCGCCGTGGCGCTGGGGGGCGAGTTCACCACGAGTGGCGCCGTGCTGGACTTCGTCAAGGTCGCGGGCGTGGGCGCGCTCATCGGCGGGTTGGTGGGGTTCGCCGTCTCCCAGGTCATCGAGCGCGTCGAGGACGCGATGGTGGAAATCACCCTCACCGTCATCGCCGCCTACGGCTCATTCGTGGTGGCCGAGAACTTCCACTTCTCGGGTGTCATCGCCACGGTGGTGGCCGGCATGATGTGTGGCAACTGGGCCGCGAACACGGGCATGAGCGCCACCACCCGCGTCGCGGTGGAGAGCTTCTGGGAGTACCTGGCCTTCGCCCTCAACTCCATCGTGTTCCTGCTCATCGGCATGGAGGTGCAGCTCAATTCGCTGCTGGACTCCTGGGTCCCCATCCTCCTGGCCTACCTGGCCGTGCTGTTGGGCCGGGCGCTCGTGGTGTACGGCGTGTCCGCCCTGCTGCGCCTCTCTTCGGAGCGCGTGCCGTGGCGCTGGAGCGCGGTGCTCACCTGGAGCGGCCTGCGCGGCGCCATCTCCATGGTGCTGGTGCTGAGCCTCCCCGAGGACTTCGCCCACCGGGAGCTGCTGGTGAACATGACGTTCGGGGTGGTGGTGCTCTCCATCATCGTCCAGGGGCTCACCATGCCGCCGCTGCTCCGGCGCCTGGGCGTTACCGGGCAGCGGGACGTCTACCAGGAGAAGTATGAGCTGGCCCGGGGCCGCCTCGGCGCCGTCCACGCCGCCCTGGGCGCGCTGGAGTCCATGCGCCGCTCCCGCGACATTCCCGCCGATGTGCTGACCCAACTGGAGAAGGACTACGAGCAGAAGGCCAACGCGGCCGAGCAGGAGCTGTCCTCCCTCAAGCAGCAGACGAACCGCTTCCATGAGGAGGAGCACCAGGAGGCCGTGCGGCGCGTGCTCATCATCGAGAAGGACTCGCTGCTCAAGGCCTACCAGAAGGGGGCCATTGGCAAGGAGGCCTTCGAGCACCTGAGCACCGAGTTGGACGAGCGGCTGGCCCAGGCGAAGGACGCCGAAGCCCACGTCTCCCTCGATGATTCCTCGGTGGACGGAACACCCGTCCGCACCTGA
- a CDS encoding galactose-binding domain-containing protein produces MPLASVGLPPRSVAPSLRAALLLLTLLPLFASSSAHAALLSLKRPATASSVEGGNTADLAVDGNTGLRWASVWNVDPQWLSVDLGATATLDRVKIQWEGAYAKAYKVQVSPDGASWTDLYATSAGDGGVDDLTLSGSGRYVRVYCTQRALTNYGYSILELEVYGTTGGGGNPGTTVQLALKRSTYASSVEGGNAADLAVDGSTGSRWASAWGVDPQWIYVDLGAPAQVSRVKIQWEGAYAKAYKVQISSDELAWTDLYSTTAGDGGIDDLTLSGSGRFVRILGTQRALAAYGYSILELEVYGTGGVNTPPVQYGPNVALNKPATASSYEPNPPVGTAVPANAVDGNPATRWGSNATDNEWLTVDLGSSRTIGRVVVNWETAAGRVFDLQVSPNGTQWTTVYRELRGAGGVQTIPLYTTGRYVRLQGYARATSFGYSLYEFEVYDYVAGQPQPTYTIQPLPTPSKVQVGQGSYLTNDYKMPQPRYPGYRSSNVTTPLPSNDWWQSILIKPQGDYLVTLPLKSKFFSQGLGILNPGAGWINGDRSAVNADGSPDLYLRATNIDTSKMANRVTGYSDWSVDAVLSDDTTDKFKVTFVKGSPYLYSQFSDPNSVEIYSSVITQVFNESNTAILTADGTSVTTDRIGLRISNTDGGGTAQTRYYGVFAPPGTVFQKVGSKLKIRLGSSQNYLAVATLPTPTDLNYFHQHAYAFVTGTQVSYTYDEATAQLTTAFNLTTQLKRTGFANTTLTTLLPHQWKSTSAALTALTYPSVRGTLKVLDGNAFTTVNRFHGIVPQFPEPTNPEYSRALMSQYLQTLERQTANTPMAADAYWQGKQLHPLAMGVLAADKTGDTAYRDLFLSRIRTILTNWYTYTEGEPDYFFYYNPDWGTTYYRVSEFGANTGITDHHFTYGYYVFASAVLATYDANFRTQYGAMVEHLIRDYANPSRTDTLYPFFRSFDPYEGHSWAGGYADNNNGNNQEAAGESLFGWVGQYLWGVLTNNTAFRNAGIYGFTTELKAVEQYWFNYDGDNWVPQWTHKSVGQVYGSSNFYGTFFSAAPVHIYGIHWLPTSEYLTSYGFNPTKAAALYNGFVTDNGGPEKEWQHVVWPIQSLSNAAGAISKWNASVVQQNEAFNTYWFIHNMASLGQRTTDIWATGKAAATVYKKGTVYSALVWNPTDASLTVTFKNASGTTGTATVPARSLVRVNPVQ; encoded by the coding sequence ATGCCTCTTGCCTCTGTCGGCTTACCGCCCAGAAGCGTTGCCCCGAGTCTCCGGGCAGCGCTGCTCCTGCTGACACTCCTGCCCCTGTTCGCCAGTTCGAGCGCGCACGCGGCCTTGTTGTCCCTGAAACGCCCCGCCACCGCCTCCTCCGTGGAGGGGGGCAACACGGCGGATCTCGCCGTGGACGGAAATACGGGCCTGCGGTGGGCCAGCGTCTGGAACGTGGACCCGCAGTGGCTCTCCGTGGACCTGGGCGCCACGGCCACCCTCGACCGGGTCAAGATTCAGTGGGAGGGCGCCTACGCCAAGGCCTACAAGGTCCAGGTCTCCCCGGACGGCGCCTCCTGGACGGACCTCTACGCCACGTCGGCAGGGGACGGCGGCGTCGATGACCTGACCCTCTCGGGCAGCGGCCGGTACGTACGGGTGTATTGCACCCAGCGCGCGCTCACCAACTACGGCTACTCCATCCTCGAGCTCGAGGTGTACGGCACCACGGGCGGAGGAGGGAACCCGGGCACCACGGTCCAGCTCGCACTGAAGCGCAGCACCTATGCCTCCTCGGTGGAGGGCGGCAACGCGGCGGACCTCGCCGTGGACGGCAGCACCGGCTCGCGGTGGGCCAGCGCCTGGGGCGTGGATCCTCAATGGATCTACGTGGACCTGGGCGCTCCCGCGCAGGTTAGCCGCGTCAAGATTCAGTGGGAGGGCGCCTACGCCAAGGCCTACAAGGTTCAAATCTCGAGCGACGAGCTCGCCTGGACGGACCTCTATTCCACGACGGCCGGAGACGGCGGTATCGACGACCTGACCCTCTCGGGCAGCGGCCGGTTTGTGCGCATCCTCGGCACGCAGCGGGCCCTGGCCGCGTATGGCTATTCTATCCTTGAGCTCGAGGTGTACGGAACGGGAGGGGTGAACACGCCCCCGGTGCAGTACGGCCCCAACGTGGCCTTGAACAAGCCGGCCACCGCCTCCTCCTATGAGCCCAACCCGCCCGTCGGCACCGCGGTGCCCGCCAACGCCGTGGATGGCAACCCGGCCACGCGCTGGGGCTCTAACGCCACGGACAACGAGTGGCTCACCGTCGATCTCGGCAGCAGCCGGACGATTGGCCGCGTGGTCGTGAACTGGGAGACCGCCGCGGGGCGTGTGTTCGACTTGCAGGTGTCTCCCAATGGCACGCAGTGGACGACCGTCTACCGCGAGCTGCGGGGCGCGGGGGGAGTCCAGACCATCCCCCTCTACACCACCGGCCGCTATGTCCGGTTGCAGGGCTATGCCCGGGCCACGAGCTTCGGGTACTCGCTCTATGAGTTCGAGGTCTACGACTACGTCGCGGGCCAGCCCCAGCCCACCTACACGATTCAGCCGCTGCCCACCCCGTCCAAGGTCCAGGTGGGCCAGGGCAGCTACCTGACGAACGATTACAAGATGCCGCAGCCGCGGTACCCGGGCTACCGCTCCAGCAATGTGACGACGCCCCTGCCCTCCAATGATTGGTGGCAGTCCATCCTCATCAAGCCGCAAGGCGACTACCTCGTCACCCTACCCCTGAAGTCCAAGTTCTTCAGCCAGGGGCTCGGCATCCTGAATCCCGGGGCAGGGTGGATCAACGGCGACCGCTCGGCCGTGAACGCGGACGGAAGCCCGGACCTGTACCTGCGCGCCACCAACATCGACACGTCCAAGATGGCCAACCGGGTGACCGGCTACAGCGACTGGTCCGTGGACGCCGTCCTCAGTGATGACACCACCGACAAGTTCAAGGTGACGTTCGTCAAGGGCTCGCCCTACCTCTACAGCCAGTTCAGCGATCCCAATTCGGTGGAGATCTACTCCTCCGTCATCACGCAGGTCTTCAACGAGAGCAACACCGCCATCCTCACCGCGGACGGCACGTCCGTGACGACTGACCGGATTGGCCTGAGGATCTCCAACACCGATGGCGGTGGCACGGCCCAGACGCGGTACTACGGCGTCTTCGCCCCGCCGGGCACCGTGTTCCAGAAGGTGGGCTCGAAGCTGAAGATCCGGCTGGGCAGCAGCCAGAACTACCTGGCCGTGGCGACCCTGCCCACTCCCACCGATCTGAACTACTTCCACCAGCACGCGTATGCCTTCGTGACGGGCACCCAAGTCAGCTACACCTACGACGAGGCGACCGCGCAGCTCACCACGGCCTTCAACCTCACGACGCAGCTGAAGCGCACGGGCTTTGCCAACACGACGCTGACCACCCTGCTGCCTCACCAGTGGAAGAGCACCTCGGCGGCGCTCACCGCGCTCACCTACCCGTCCGTGCGCGGCACGCTGAAGGTCCTCGACGGCAACGCGTTCACGACGGTGAACCGGTTCCACGGCATCGTTCCCCAGTTCCCCGAGCCCACCAACCCCGAGTACTCCCGGGCGCTGATGAGCCAGTACCTCCAGACGCTGGAGCGGCAGACGGCCAACACCCCGATGGCCGCCGATGCGTACTGGCAGGGCAAGCAGCTGCACCCGCTCGCCATGGGCGTGCTCGCCGCGGACAAGACCGGGGACACCGCCTACCGGGACCTGTTCCTCTCCCGCATCCGCACCATCCTCACCAACTGGTACACGTACACGGAGGGCGAGCCGGACTACTTCTTCTATTACAACCCGGACTGGGGAACGACGTACTACCGGGTCAGCGAGTTCGGCGCCAACACCGGCATCACGGACCACCATTTCACCTATGGCTACTACGTCTTCGCCTCGGCGGTGCTCGCTACCTATGACGCGAACTTCCGCACCCAGTACGGCGCCATGGTGGAGCACCTGATCCGCGACTACGCGAACCCCTCGCGCACCGACACGCTGTACCCGTTCTTCCGCAGCTTTGATCCCTACGAGGGCCACTCGTGGGCCGGTGGCTACGCGGACAACAACAACGGCAACAACCAGGAGGCGGCCGGCGAGTCCCTCTTTGGCTGGGTGGGCCAGTACCTGTGGGGCGTGCTCACCAACAACACCGCCTTCCGCAACGCGGGCATCTACGGCTTCACCACGGAGCTGAAGGCCGTCGAGCAGTACTGGTTCAACTATGACGGGGACAACTGGGTGCCCCAGTGGACCCACAAGTCGGTGGGCCAGGTCTACGGCTCGTCCAACTTCTACGGCACCTTCTTCAGCGCCGCGCCGGTCCACATCTACGGCATCCACTGGCTGCCCACCTCCGAGTACCTGACCAGCTACGGCTTCAATCCCACCAAGGCCGCGGCGCTCTACAACGGCTTCGTGACGGACAACGGCGGGCCGGAGAAGGAGTGGCAGCACGTCGTGTGGCCCATCCAGTCCCTGAGCAACGCGGCCGGAGCCATCAGCAAGTGGAACGCCTCCGTCGTGCAGCAGAACGAGGCCTTCAACACCTACTGGTTCATCCACAACATGGCCAGCCTCGGCCAGCGCACCACGGACATCTGGGCCACGGGCAAGGCGGCGGCCACCGTCTACAAGAAGGGCACCGTGTACTCGGCCCTCGTCTGGAACCCCACCGACGCCTCCCTCACGGTGACGTTCAAGAACGCCTCGGGCACCACGGGCACCGCCACCGTGCCCGCCCGGTCCCTGGTCCGGGTCAACCCGGTCCAGTAA
- a CDS encoding YcjF family protein, protein MDFNLADEVRRQLEEALSKRGRVNIVIAGRSGVGKSTLVNAVFQGNLAETGQGRPVTQSAREYSKEGLPVTILDTRGLEMDQYLETTRQLEAEVRARSLDADAKRHLHVAWVCLSEDSRRVEQGESAVAEMLARYMPVLGVITKARSDQGFREEVLRLIPVARNAMRVRALREQDDEGHVLEPRGLQELVDVTMDLVPEAQRNAFAAAQKVSVALKRTRAHAIVGSAATLAGTIGATPIPFSDALVIVPVQISMLASISAVFGLPLSQAFLSTLLSSASGGLVATLSGQTIVSGLLKLIPGVGTFVGAAISAATAVAVTTLFGEGYISVLSKLFLRNQGEPPTEEEVAHAFREELHGRSSSRP, encoded by the coding sequence ATGGATTTCAACCTCGCGGACGAGGTGAGGCGCCAACTGGAGGAGGCCCTGAGCAAGCGGGGCCGGGTCAACATCGTCATCGCCGGGCGCAGCGGGGTGGGCAAGAGCACCCTGGTGAACGCCGTCTTCCAAGGCAACCTGGCGGAGACGGGGCAGGGCCGTCCGGTGACCCAGAGCGCGCGGGAGTATTCGAAGGAGGGGTTGCCGGTCACCATCCTCGACACCCGCGGGCTGGAGATGGACCAATACCTGGAGACGACGCGCCAGCTCGAGGCGGAGGTGCGCGCGCGCTCGCTGGACGCCGATGCGAAGCGCCACCTGCATGTGGCCTGGGTGTGTCTCTCCGAGGACTCGCGCCGGGTGGAGCAGGGCGAGTCGGCCGTCGCGGAGATGCTGGCCCGCTACATGCCAGTCTTGGGCGTCATCACCAAGGCCCGCTCGGACCAGGGGTTCCGCGAGGAGGTGCTCCGGCTCATTCCCGTGGCGCGAAACGCCATGCGGGTCCGCGCGCTGCGCGAGCAGGACGATGAGGGGCATGTGCTGGAGCCACGCGGCCTGCAAGAACTCGTGGATGTGACGATGGATCTGGTTCCCGAGGCCCAGCGCAATGCCTTCGCCGCCGCGCAGAAGGTCAGCGTGGCGCTGAAGCGGACGCGGGCGCATGCCATCGTGGGGAGCGCCGCCACCCTGGCGGGGACCATTGGCGCGACGCCCATTCCCTTTTCGGACGCGCTCGTCATCGTGCCCGTGCAGATCAGCATGCTGGCGAGCATCAGCGCCGTGTTCGGCCTTCCCTTGAGCCAGGCCTTCCTCTCCACGTTGCTCAGCTCGGCGAGCGGGGGGCTGGTGGCGACGCTCTCGGGACAGACGATTGTCTCGGGCCTGCTGAAGCTCATTCCGGGAGTGGGCACCTTCGTGGGCGCCGCCATCTCCGCGGCCACGGCGGTGGCCGTGACGACCCTCTTCGGAGAGGGCTACATCAGCGTCCTCTCGAAGCTCTTCCTGCGAAACCAGGGCGAACCTCCCACGGAGGAGGAAGTCGCCCATGCCTTCCGGGAGGAGCTCCACGGACGGAGCTCCTCCCGCCCCTGA